The DNA sequence GTGGATGGGGCACCGCTTGCCGAGACCGCCAACCAGACACGCGCGAGCACTGACGGGACGACAGATAGTCATTACCGAAACCATCGGCATGCCACGACTTGAGCCAGAACAGACGTCACGAGTAATAGACCTTTGCATTCCACGAACATTGCGATGGAAGCGAGGACCGAACGGTGTATCACAATCAACAAATGGACGATTTACATTTGATGCTGTGGCGCGCAAAAGGCTATCCTCCTCCGGCAAGGGTGCGCTCCATGGCAGAAGAAAAACCGTCCGATATCACGTCGCTTACCGTCCAGTTGCTCAGTGCTTTCGTCTCCAACAATTCTGTTCCCAGCGAAAGCCTTGCTGATCTCATCAAGTCGACGCGCGCTGCGTTGACGGAAGACACTGACAAGCCCACAGCCGATGGGGCACTGCCCGAACATGTGCCCGCCGTTTCAGTGCGCAAGAGCCTTGCTTCCGCTGACTTCATCCTCAGCTTGATCGACGGCAAGCCATACAAGACGTTGAAGCGTCACCTAGCAACCCATGGGCTGACACCTGCCGAGTATCGCGAGCGCTATAATCTGCCCAAAACCTATCCGCTTGTATCGAAGAGTTACTCGGAAGCACGGCGCGCGGTGGCCACGCGACTGGGCCTGGGCAGGAAGGCCGCGCCCGCGTCAGTCGATCAGGTCAGCGACACCTCAGAGACGGTCGAGATTCCAGCCGCAAAGGAAGCGGCGCCTGCCCGGGTGAATAAGCAACCTGCCACGTCCAAGCGCGCCCCGACAGCGACACCTTCCAAGACCGCACCCGGATCAATAACGGCAAACGCCAGGCCCGCTCCTCCCAAGAAGCGAGAAGCCAAAGCCAAGCCATCTGCCGCCACGGCAACAACCTCCTCTGTCGTAACGGAGGCGTCTTCAGCGGCGGCGACCGGCGTCGACAAAGTGTCGGCCGCCAATCGGAAAAAGGCGCAGACGGCGCCCGAAACGGCAACGAACGCCGCCTCCGTCGCCGCAACAAAGCCGCCGGCTTCGAGTAAGCTCGGCCGCAAGCGGCTTTCCATCCCGTTTGGCAAAGCGGGGACGGACCAGAAAGCGGAGACGCCCGGAACCACGAAGCCCAAAGCCACGCCCAAGAACGCCACCGCAAGGGCAAAGCCCGCGTCCAGGACAAAATCCTCGAAGTCGGCGCTCAAAGCGGCCAGCAGCGACGCGCCCGAGCCGGGCAACGGGGACTGATGCCCGCGCGGTGGCGCGCCTCCGGCAGGAGCGCCACCGCCCAGGCCAACGATCGAAAATTGCGCCACCTCGCCGCAAGCCGTTCTATTTTTTGCAACGATCCATTGAAGTCATTCTATTGGATCGGTAGGGACAAGGCAGGCATAAGGCCGCCATGGCGCGGCCGACCCTAACGTCCTTGCGGATAGACCCTTTCCTGCTTTGGCTGGTCTTCATGGTCGGAGGCGCGTCGCTCTTTCCAGTGACGGGCCAGGCTGCGGCATGGCTCGACATTCTTGCGGACCTGGCCGTCGCGCTTCTGTTTTTCCTCCACGGCGCCAAATTGTCGCGCGCCGCCATCATCCAGGGGGCAGGCAACTGGCGGCTGCACCTGCTGGTTCTTTGCTCCACCTACATGCTGTTTCCTGTAGCCGGAATCGCGCTCGCCACGCTGATGGACGAGTGGACAGACCCGGTGCTGCTGTCGGGCGTCCTCTACCTGACCCTCCTGCCATCGACCGTTCAATCATCGATCGCCTTCACGGCAATGGCGGGCGGGAATGTGGCCGCAGCGGTTTGCAGCGCGTCGCTTTCCAATCTGGTCGGCATCGTCCTCACGCCGCTGCTGGCAACCGCCATCCTGCATGTGGGCCGCAGCGGCGACGTGTCGGCCCTCCATTCGGTCCAGAGCATCGCCTTGCAATTGCTGGCCCCCTTTGCCGCGGGCCATCTGCTGCGTCCGCTGATCGGCGGCTGGATCGACCAGCGCAGGACCCTGCTGCTGCCGGTCGATCGGGGCGCCATTCTGCTGGTCGTCTATTCCGCCTTCAGCGCCGCCGTGACCGGCGGCATCTGGACAAAGGTCGGCGCTTGGGACCTGTTGCTGCTGCTTGCACTGAGCGCGCTCCTCCTGGCCGTCGTGATGGGCGTCAACATGGGCGCGACGCGCCTCTTGCGCCTCCCGCGCGAAGACGCGATCGTGCTGTTCTTCTGCGGGTCGAAGAAGAGCCTGGTATCGGGCGTGCCCATGGCTGGCGCCTTGTTTCCGGCCGCGCAGGTCGGCTTGCTGATCCTGCCGCTGATGATTTTCCATCAATTGCAGCTTTTCCTGTGCGCCGCGCTCGCCGCACGTTTCCGACGACAGGGAGACGCTGCTGCTGCTGCGCGCCCGGCAGCGGCATCAAGGGTACCCCGCAGCGAAGCGGACATCCAGCGCGCTTCAGCGGCCATCGGCCTGCCGATCAATGCCGAATCCATGCCCGGCGTGGTCGCCAACATGGCATTGCTGGATCGTCACGCCGACACTCTCCTTGGGCTTCGCGAAGAGGTGAAGCCATGATGGAAGCCGTCGCGATTGCCCAGGCCGTGCGCAGCGGTCGCGTGTCGGCCGCGCAGGTACTGGAACAATGCCTGTCGGCACTGGCGGAGCGGGAAGCTCCGCTATGCGCAGTGACCCGAACATTGCCGGACCGTGCCCGGAAGGATGCGGCGCGGGTTGACGCCGTCATCGCCGCAGGACGCGATCCAGGACCGCTGGCTGGCGTCCCCTATGGCGTCAAGGATCTGTTCGACATCGCCGGCCTGCCGACCACCGCCGGGTCCCGCCTCTATGCCGATGCACCGCCGGCCACTGGCGACGCCGAAGCCGTCAGGCGGCTGCACGCCGCCGGCGCGGTGCTGGTGGCGACGCTCAACATGGACGAGTTCGCCTATGGCTTCGCGACGATCAACGCGCGCCACGGCACGACGCGCAACCCGCATGATGTGCGCCGCCTCGCTGGCGGATCATCGGGCGGGTCAGCCGCCGCAGTCGCGGCCGGCCTTCTTCCCTTCTCGCTCGGGTCCGACACCAATGGGTCGATCCGCGTACCGGCCAGCCTGACCGGCCTCTATGGCTTCAAGCCCACGCATGGCGACCTGCCGATGGCCGGCGTCTTTCCGTTCGCCGACAGTTTCGACGATATCGGCCCCTTCACCCGATCGCTGGCCGACATGATCCTTATCTGGGAGGTGCTGAGCGGCCGATCCGCCGCCGTCTGCGGGGACACGCCGCTGCGTATCGCCCGGCTGGGCGGTCGCTTTGCGGAGAATGTCGATCCCGATCAGGTCGCCGCGATGACGGCGATCGCACCCGACGCCCCGGTCGTCGTGCTGCCCGACATCGCCCGCGCCCGCTCCGCCGCCTTCCTCATCACCGCCTGCGAAGGCGGACGGCTGCATCGCGCGGCGCTGGCGCGGGACGCCATGGCGTTCGATCCACAGGTGCGCGACCGGCTGACAGCCGGCGCGCTGCTGCCGGAAGGCTTGTACGAAGAGGCACAGGCATTCCGAGCCCGCCTCCGCGCGACGCTACTCGACCTGATCGCCCCCCATGACGTGCTGATCGCGCCCGCCACACCCTGCACCGCCCCCCCGGTCGACGATCCCCGCATCCTGATCGACGGCGCGATGACGCCGGCGCGCGCCGACCTTGGCATCCATACGCAGCCGATCAGCTTCATCGGCTTCCCTTCGCTCAGCATTCCGCTCTATCGTCCCGGACGGCTGCCATTGGGACTGCAACTGATCGGCAAACCAGGCGGCGAGCCGGCATTGTTCCGGCTGGCCGCCATGCTGGAGCAACAGGGAATTACCGGCGTAACAAGGCCGGAGCGCGCATATTCGGGGGACATTGCATGACGCAGCCGCACGTCGCGGATCTACAAGCGCCACAGGAACGGGCGGGAACATTGGACCGCTATTTCGCGCTCAGCGAGCGGGGCACCTCCGCACGCACGGAGGTGCTGGCCGGGATCACCACCTTTCTCACCATGGCCTATATCGTGCTGGTCAATCCGGCGATTTTGGGCGCGGCGGGAATGCCGGTGGCGTCGGTCGCGGCGGCCACCTGCTTCGCTGCCGCCTTCGCCTCGATCCTGATGGGCCTGACCGCCAATGTCCCGCTGGCGCTGGCCCCGGGCATGGGGTTGAACGCCTATTTCGCCTTCACCGTCGTGGGGCAGATGGGGGTGCCCTGGCCAGTCGCGCTGGGCTGTGTCTTCCTCTCCGGCGTCGCCTTCCTCATCCTGACGCTGACCGGCGTGCGGCAGTTGATCGTCGCGGTCATCCCGACCTATCTGTTCGCGGCGGTCGCCGGCGGCATCGGCCTGTTCATCGGCTTCATCGGCCTGAAGAATGCGGGCATCGTAGGCGCCAATCCCGCGACCTTCGTGGCGCTGGGCGACCTGAAAGCCCCCGGCGCGGCGCTGGCGCTGCTGGGATTGCTGCTGATCGGCACATTGAGCGTGTGGAATGTGCGCGGCGCGATGCTGATCGGCATCGTCGCCACCACGATCGTCGGCTGGCTGACCGGCATGGTGACGATCAGCCCCGAACCCTATAGCCTGGAAGCGCTGACCGGCACCGCCTTTCAGCTGGACCTGCCCGGCGTGTTCGGGTTGACCGGCAGCCATGGCCTGGGCCTGCTCGAAATCCTCTTCGTCTTCCTGTTCGTCGACCTGTTCGACAATATCGGCACGCTGGTCGCGGTTACGAAGCGCGCGGGGCTGATGGATGCGGCCGGGCGCATACCCGGCCTCAACCGTATCCTGACGACGGACGCGATCGCCACCATCGTCGGGTCGATGGCGGGGACCAGCACCGTCACTTCCTATGTCGAGAGCGCGGCGGGTGTGCAGGCAGGCGGGCGCACGGGCCTCACCGCCGTCGTCACCGGCATCCTCTTCCTCGCCACCATGTTCGTCGCCCCCTACGCCCAGCTGGTGCCGCTCGCGGCGACCGCGCCCGCGCTCATCATCGTCGGTGGCCTGATGCTGTTGCCGCTGACGGAGGTGGAATGGGAAGACCCGATGTCGGCCATTCCCGCCTTCCTGACCGTCGCGCTGATTCCGCTGACCTTCTCGATCGCCAATGGCCTGGCCTTCGGCATCACCGCCCATGCCGCCTTGAAGGCGCTGCGCGGCACGGCGACGCGCAAGGACTGGTTCCTGTTCCTGCTCGCAGGGCTGTTCGTCATACGCTTCGTCTGGATGGGAGCAGCCTGATGCGCCTCTTCGCCCTCGCCCTGCTGGCGCTCGTCCTCTCCTCCCCGGCGCTCGCGCGCAAGGCGGACAGCACGCCGCGCACCGTGGTCATGACCGCCTTCCTCCCCGAATGGGACGCGCTGGTGAAGTCGGTCGAAAAGCCTAGGCGGCATCAGATCAACGGCATGACCTTCCTGACCGGCAAGATGGCGGGGAAGCCGGTACTGCTGATGCAAAGCGGCGTCAGCATGGTTAACGCCGCGATGAACACGCAGTTGGTGCTGGACCGTTTCAATGTGCGGCGCATCGTCTTTTCCGGCATTGCCGGCGGGGTCGATCCCGGCCTGTCGATCGGCGACGTCATCGTGCCGCAGGACTGGGCGCAATATCTGGAGGTGTCCTTCGCCCGCCAGACCGGCGAGGGATGGAAGGCCCCGGAGACGGTCGATGCCAACGCACCCGCCAACTGGGGCATGATGTTCCCGCGCGGCGTGCGCATCGGCAATGCGACCGAGCCGGTGAAGCGCCATTACAGCTTCAGCGTCGATCCCGCGATGCTCGAACTGGCGCAGAAAGTGGCGAGCGATGTCAAGCTGGAGCGCTGCGTCCAGAATGAGGGCGCGCGCCCCGCCTGCCTGCCGCATGATCCCAAGATCGTCGTCGGCGGCACCGGGGTTTCGGCGGGCGTCTTCGCCGACAATGCCGAGTTCCGCGATTATCTGGGCAGCGCATGGAAGGCGCGGGTGCTGGACATGGAAAGCGCGGCGGTGGCCCAGGTCGCCTATGCCAATGGCGTACCGGCGATCGTTTTTCGCAGCCTCTCCGATCTTGCCGGCGGCGACGCGGGCGAGAACCAGATGGTCGCCTTCATGGCATTGGCCTCGGTCAACAGCGCGCATGTCGTGCGCGCCTTCGTCGCGGCGTTGCCTGACTGATGGCGCTGGCGACCATATCGGGCCGCAACGGCATGGTGACTGCGCCGCATCATCTGGCGAGCGCGGCGGGGCTGAGCGTGCTGCGCGATGGCGGCAACGCGGCGGAGGCGTGCGTCGCGGTCGCCGCTTGCCTGGCGGTGGTCTACCCGCACATGACCGGGATCGGCGGCGATGGCTTCTGGGTCATTCGCGAGCCGGACGGAAAGGTCCATGCGATCCATGGTTGCGGCGGCGCGGCGGGGAAGGCCGACCTGTCGCTCTATGCCGGGTTGCACGCGGTGCCAACGCGCGGGCCACTGGCGGCAAATACGGTGGCGGGGACGATTTCCGGCTGGGCGGCGGCGCTGGAGGGCGGCACGCTGCCGCTGGCGCGCCTGCTGCGCGATGCGATTGCCCATGCGCGAGCGGGCGTGACGGTCACGGCGGGCGGCGCGGGGATCGCAGCGGCCAAGGGCGTCGAGTTGCGCGGGCAACCCGGTGCCTATGCCGCGATCTTCGAGCCGGAAGGCCGACCGTTGCACCAGGGAGACCTGCTGCGCCAGTCGGCGCTGGCCGATACGCTTGAAAGACTCTCGGACGAGGGATTGGCGAGCTTCTACAATGGCGCGCTGGCGGCCGACATCGCCGCCGATCTGGCGGCGCTGGGTAGTCCCGTTTCCACTGCCGATCTCACCGCGCATCGGGCAACGCGGCCCGACCCGCTGCATGTCGGGATCAGGGGCGCGACCCTCCATAACAGCGCGCCGCCGACGCAGGGTTTTGCCTCGCTGCTGATCCTCGCCCTGTTCGACAGGCTGCACGCCGACGCCGCGGATGGCTTCGACCATGTCCATGGGCTGGTGGAGGCGACCAAGCAGGCCTTCCTGATCCGTGACGCGCATGTCGGCGACCCGGCCTTCCACGATTATGACTGGCAGGGATTGCTGGACGATCCCGCCGCGCTGGATGCGCTGGCGGCGCGGATCGATCCGGCCCGCGCCCTTCCATGGCCACAACCGCCGCAATGGGGCGATACCTGCTGGTTCGGGGCCGCCGATGGCGAGGGGCGCGTCGTGTCCTGCATCCAGTCCACCTATTTCGAGTTCGGATCGGGGCTGGTGCTACCGCGGACCGGCATCACGTGGCAGAATCGCGGAGCCAGCTTCCGGCTGGCGGGGAGCGGCTGGAACGCGCTCAAGCCCGGCCGCAAGCCCTTCCACACGCTGAACCCGGCGCTCGCCTGTTTCGATGACGGGCGGGTCATGGCCTATGGCACGATGGGCGGCGAGGGCCAGCCGCAGACGCAGGCCGCTTTGTTCACGCGCTACGCCCGCTATGGCGTCGACTTGCAGGAGGCTGTCAGCGCGCCGCGCTGGTTGCTGGGCCGGACATGGGGCGACCAGTCGACCACGTTCAAGCTGGAGGAGGGGTTCGACGACAGCCTTTACGCGAACCTCGCCGCCGCCGGTCATGATGTCGAGCGGGTCGGCCCGCTGACCGCGACCATGGGCCATGCCGGGGCAATCGTCCGCCATGGCGACGGGCTGCTGGAGGGCGCGACCGATCCGCGCAGCGACGGCGCTGTGGCGACATGGTGAGCGGCGGCGCGAGAGCAGTGGCGCGCTGCGACGCGCTGGGCGTGCCCCCCTATAGCGACATGGCGGGCGGCCTGTATCGCGGCTATCTGACCCCGGCCTACGCAGCGGCGCAGGCGGCGCTGGGCGGATGGATGGAAGAGGCCGGGATGGCCGTGTATTTGGACCCCGCCGCCAATCTCGTCGGCCGATATGAGGGGACCGATCCTTCGGCCTCCGCCCTGCTGATTGGCAGCCATCTCGACAGCGTGCGCAATGCCGGGCGATATGACGGGCCATTGGGGATCATGCTGGGTGTTGAGTCAGTTGACGCATTGCGTCGCGCCGGAAAGCGGATGCCCTTTCCGATCGAGGTCATCGCTTTCGGCGACGAGGAAGGGTCGCGCTTTCCCGCCGCCATGCTGACCAGCCGGGCGGTGGCCGGGACGCTGGAAGCGGCGGCGCTGGATCTGACGGACGGCGATGGCGTCGCGCTTGCGGATGCAGGCGTCGATGTCGGCACCTATCTCTCCGCCGCCCGCACGCCCGGTTCCACGCTGGCCTATCTGGAAGCGCATATCGAACAGGGTCCGGTGCTGGAGGCGCAGGGGCTGGCGCTCGGCACCGTCACTGGCATCGCGGCGCAATTGCGCTATCAGGTGACGCTCATGGGCACGGCCGGCCATGCCGGCACCACGTCGATGCCGTTGCGCCGAGACGCGCTGGCCGGGGCGGCGGAGGCGATGCTTGCAGTGGAGGCGCTCGCGCGCGAGGACAGTTCGGACCTTGTCGCCACGGTGGGACGGATCGACGCGCTGCCGGGTGCGGCCAATGTCATTCCTGGCGAGGTCCGCTTTACGCTCGATATCCGGTCGGGGGACCAGTCCCGGCGTGATCGCACGGCAGAGAATATCCTCGATGCCATAACCAGCATCGCGGACCGGCGCGGACTGGATTTCGCAGCGACGCTGGTCCACGACCTGCCCGCCAGTCCCTGTGATCCGCAACTCATGGACCTGATGGACGCAGCCATCGCCGGCACCGGACAGCCAGCCTTCCGCCTGGTATCGGGCGCCGGGCATGATGCGATGGTGATGGCGGCGCTCTGCCCGACCGCGATGCTGTTCATCCGCTGCAAGGACGGGATCAGCCACAATCCGGCCGAACATGTCGATCCCGCTGATGCGCAAGCCGCGTTGCAGGTTATGCTGGGCTTCATCGGAAAACTGGGAGAGACTTTTGTCGCCGCTTGATGCACCTCTGACTTCCGGCCTCTTCGGCGAGATCGACCCGCCCCAGCGGCTGCTGATGGGGCCGGGGCCGGTCAACGCCCATCCCCGCGTGCTGCGCGCCATGTCGGCCGACCTGCTGGGCCAGTTCGACCCGGAAATGACCGGCTATATGAACCAGGTCATGGCGCTCTATCGCCCGATCTTCGGCACGCAGAACCAGTGGACGATGCTGGTCGATGGCACCGCGCGCGCCGGGATCGAAGCAGCGCTGGTCAGCATCGTCGCGCCGGGCGACACCGTGCTGGTGGTCAATTTCGGCCGGTTCGGCCTGTTGCTCCAGGAGATTCTCGGCCGCATCGGCGCGGCAATCGAGAGGGTGGATGTGCCCTGGGGCGAAACCGTGCCCCTCGACGCCATTGCCGCAGCGATCGGACGGGTGCAGCCCAGGGTCGTCGCGACCATCCATGGCGATACCTCCACCACCATGGCGCAGCCGCTCGATGGGCTGGGCGATCTGTGCGCGGCGGCGGGGGCTTTGCTCTATGTCGATGCGACCGCGACGATCGGCGGAATGGAATTGGCGGCCGACCGCTGGGGCGCCGACATCGTCACCGGCGGCTTGCAGAAGTGCCTGGGCGGGCCTTCCGGGTCCGCGCCGATCACCATTTCCAACAAGGCTGCGGCGCTGATCCAGGGGCGCAAGCATGTCGAGGCGGGCATAAGGCGGGACGACATCATCGATGGCGCAGGGCCGCGCATCGGCTCCAACTATTTCGACCTCGCCATGATCATGGATTACTGGAGCGACAAGCGCCTCAACCATCATACCGAAGCGACCTCGATGCTCTATGCCGCGCGGGAATGTGCGCGGATCATGCTGGGGGAAGGGCTGGAGGCGCGCTACGCCCGCCATGCCGCTGCCGGCCGCGCGATGACGACCGGGCTGCGCGCCATGGGCCTCACCGTCTTCGGCGACGATGCCCATCGCATGACCAATGTGACGGGCGTGTTCATCCCGCAGGGCGTCGATGGCGAGCGGGTTCGCACGATGATGCGGGAGGCGTTCGAGATCGAGATCGGCACCGCCTTCGGCCCGCTCCAGGGGCGTATCTGGCGGATCGGCGCGATGGGTTATAATGCGATGCGGCACAAGGTGCTGATTACGCTGGGCGCGCTGGAGGCGTGCCTGCGGCGCGAGGGGCTCGCCCTGCCCGCAGGCGAAGCGGTGACGGCGGCGATGGAGGCATGGGACGCATGACCCCGCCCCGCGACCTGATCGGCTATGGCGCCACCCCGCCCGATCCGCGCTGGCCTGGCGGGGCGCGGGTCGCCGTGCAGTTCGTCGTCAACTATGAGGAGGGTGCGGAAAACAGCGTCCTTAACGGCGACAAGGGGTCCGAAGCCTTCCTGTCCGAAATGGTCGGCGCGCAGAGCCATCCCGACCGGGCGATGGCGATGGAGAGCCTTTATGAATATGGCAGCCGCGCCGGCTTCTGGCGGCTTCATCGGATGTTTACCGAGCACGGCCTGCCCGTCACGGTCTTCGGCGTGGCCAATGCGATGGCCATGAACCCGGCGGCCGTCGAAGCAATGCTGGCGGCCGATTGGGAAATCGCCAGTCACGGCCTCAAATGGATCGACTATCAAACGGTGCCCGAAGACGTGGAGCGGGCGCATATCGCGCAGGCCATCGCGCTGCACACCTGCCTGACCGGCGGCCGGCCCTTGGGCTGGTATCAGGGCCGCACATCGCCCAACACAGCCCGGCTGGTGCGGGAAGAAGGCGGCTTCGTCTATGATGCGGACAGCTATGCCGACGACTTGCCTTATTATAGCGAAGGCCAGCTGATCGTCCCCTATACGCTCGACGCCAACGACATGAAGATGGTCGCCTATAACGGCTTTACCGAGGGCGAGCAGTTCTTCCGCTATCTGCGCGACACGTTCGACCAGCTCCGTGAGGAAGGCGGGCGGATGATGTCGGTCGGCCTGCATGGCCGCATCGCCGGCCGCCCAGCCCGCGCCCGCGCGCTGGCCCGCTTCCTCGATCATGTGATCGACAGCGGTGACGCCTGGGTAGCGCGCCGCATCGACATCGCCCGCCACTGGATGGAGGTTCACCCCGCATGACCATCGACGATCCCGACCTGCTTGCCGAAATGACCGCCGCTTTCATGGAATATGAGCGCGCGCTGATGGAAGACGACATCCCCGCGATGGACGCCCTGTTCCATGATGCACCGACCACCAACCGCTATGGCGTGGGCGAAGTGCTTTACGGCATCGAAGAGATACGCGAATTCCGCAAGGGCCGTGGCGGATCGCCGCAGCGCAAGCTGGGGAAGGTGGCGATCACGGTTTACGGCGACAGCTTTGCCACGGCGGACGCCGAGTTCTTCCGCGAGAATAGCGACCGACGCGGCCGACAGACACAGAGCTGGGTCAAGTTCGCCGATGGCTGGAAGGTGGTGTCCGCGCACGTCAGCCTGGAGGGGAACACCCATTGACCGGCCCCAAACAGCCATTGTTCGAACATAGTCCCTGGATCGAGGCGCGGGCCGACGCGCGCCCCTCCTCTGGCGACCGATGGGCGGATTTGATGGCGGTCGTCCACAGCGCCAGCGGCGAAGAACAGCTTGCCCTGATCCGCGCGCATCCCGAACTGGCGGGCAAGGCGGCGATCGACCGGACATTGACCGACGCATCGGCGGCGGAACAGGCAAGCGCCGGCCTCGACCGCCTGACGCCAGAGGAATTTGCGCGCTTCCATGCGCTGAACGCCGCCTATCGCGAACGCTTCGGATTCCCCTTCATCATCTGCGTGCGGCTGACCGACAAGGCAGGTATATTAGCGGCCATGGAAGAGCGTCTGCGTCACGATCGGGACGAGGAGATCGCCACCGCCATCGCCCAGATCGGCGAGATCGTCCGCCTACGGCTTAAGGATATGGAGGCGGGAGCATGATCGGCCTGCCCGCCCTGGAAGCCGACCTCGCCCGCCAGCTGTCGCTGATCGGCTTTGGCGGACCGGACTGGACGCGCCCGCGCACGCACTCACAAGACCATGTCCATGATGTCGTGATCGTCGGCGGCGGGCAGAGCGGGTTGGCCGCAGCTTTCGGCCTGCTGCGCGAGCGCGTGTCCAACATCCTGGTTATCGACGAAAGCCCCGAAGGGCTGGAAGGACCGTGGGACAGCTATGCGCGGATGATCACGCTGCGCACGCCCAAGACGCTCAACCCCATCGACTTCGGCATTCCGGCGCTCACCTATCGCGCCTGGTGGGAGGCGCAGCATGGCGCGGCGGGCTGGGATGCGATCGACAAGATCGCGCGCGGCGACTGGATGGCGTATCTGCGCTGGTATCGGCGGGTGCTGGCGCTGCCGGTGCGCAACGAGACGCGGCTGACCCTGGTCGAGCCGCTGGGGGCTGGCCTTCACCGGCTGCATCTGGATGGACAGTCGCCGCTGCTGGCGCGCAAGGTCATATTGGCCACCGGCATCCAGGGCGGCGGCGAATGGCACACGCCCGCGATG is a window from the Sphingobium sp. V4 genome containing:
- a CDS encoding gamma-glutamyltransferase, with amino-acid sequence MALATISGRNGMVTAPHHLASAAGLSVLRDGGNAAEACVAVAACLAVVYPHMTGIGGDGFWVIREPDGKVHAIHGCGGAAGKADLSLYAGLHAVPTRGPLAANTVAGTISGWAAALEGGTLPLARLLRDAIAHARAGVTVTAGGAGIAAAKGVELRGQPGAYAAIFEPEGRPLHQGDLLRQSALADTLERLSDEGLASFYNGALAADIAADLAALGSPVSTADLTAHRATRPDPLHVGIRGATLHNSAPPTQGFASLLILALFDRLHADAADGFDHVHGLVEATKQAFLIRDAHVGDPAFHDYDWQGLLDDPAALDALAARIDPARALPWPQPPQWGDTCWFGAADGEGRVVSCIQSTYFEFGSGLVLPRTGITWQNRGASFRLAGSGWNALKPGRKPFHTLNPALACFDDGRVMAYGTMGGEGQPQTQAALFTRYARYGVDLQEAVSAPRWLLGRTWGDQSTTFKLEEGFDDSLYANLAAAGHDVERVGPLTATMGHAGAIVRHGDGLLEGATDPRSDGAVATW
- a CDS encoding NCS2 family permease, which gives rise to MTQPHVADLQAPQERAGTLDRYFALSERGTSARTEVLAGITTFLTMAYIVLVNPAILGAAGMPVASVAAATCFAAAFASILMGLTANVPLALAPGMGLNAYFAFTVVGQMGVPWPVALGCVFLSGVAFLILTLTGVRQLIVAVIPTYLFAAVAGGIGLFIGFIGLKNAGIVGANPATFVALGDLKAPGAALALLGLLLIGTLSVWNVRGAMLIGIVATTIVGWLTGMVTISPEPYSLEALTGTAFQLDLPGVFGLTGSHGLGLLEILFVFLFVDLFDNIGTLVAVTKRAGLMDAAGRIPGLNRILTTDAIATIVGSMAGTSTVTSYVESAAGVQAGGRTGLTAVVTGILFLATMFVAPYAQLVPLAATAPALIIVGGLMLLPLTEVEWEDPMSAIPAFLTVALIPLTFSIANGLAFGITAHAALKALRGTATRKDWFLFLLAGLFVIRFVWMGAA
- a CDS encoding 5'-methylthioadenosine/S-adenosylhomocysteine nucleosidase; protein product: MRLFALALLALVLSSPALARKADSTPRTVVMTAFLPEWDALVKSVEKPRRHQINGMTFLTGKMAGKPVLLMQSGVSMVNAAMNTQLVLDRFNVRRIVFSGIAGGVDPGLSIGDVIVPQDWAQYLEVSFARQTGEGWKAPETVDANAPANWGMMFPRGVRIGNATEPVKRHYSFSVDPAMLELAQKVASDVKLERCVQNEGARPACLPHDPKIVVGGTGVSAGVFADNAEFRDYLGSAWKARVLDMESAAVAQVAYANGVPAIVFRSLSDLAGGDAGENQMVAFMALASVNSAHVVRAFVAALPD
- a CDS encoding MucR family transcriptional regulator, whose product is MYHNQQMDDLHLMLWRAKGYPPPARVRSMAEEKPSDITSLTVQLLSAFVSNNSVPSESLADLIKSTRAALTEDTDKPTADGALPEHVPAVSVRKSLASADFILSLIDGKPYKTLKRHLATHGLTPAEYRERYNLPKTYPLVSKSYSEARRAVATRLGLGRKAAPASVDQVSDTSETVEIPAAKEAAPARVNKQPATSKRAPTATPSKTAPGSITANARPAPPKKREAKAKPSAATATTSSVVTEASSAAATGVDKVSAANRKKAQTAPETATNAASVAATKPPASSKLGRKRLSIPFGKAGTDQKAETPGTTKPKATPKNATARAKPASRTKSSKSALKAASSDAPEPGNGD
- a CDS encoding AtzE family amidohydrolase — encoded protein: MMEAVAIAQAVRSGRVSAAQVLEQCLSALAEREAPLCAVTRTLPDRARKDAARVDAVIAAGRDPGPLAGVPYGVKDLFDIAGLPTTAGSRLYADAPPATGDAEAVRRLHAAGAVLVATLNMDEFAYGFATINARHGTTRNPHDVRRLAGGSSGGSAAAVAAGLLPFSLGSDTNGSIRVPASLTGLYGFKPTHGDLPMAGVFPFADSFDDIGPFTRSLADMILIWEVLSGRSAAVCGDTPLRIARLGGRFAENVDPDQVAAMTAIAPDAPVVVLPDIARARSAAFLITACEGGRLHRAALARDAMAFDPQVRDRLTAGALLPEGLYEEAQAFRARLRATLLDLIAPHDVLIAPATPCTAPPVDDPRILIDGAMTPARADLGIHTQPISFIGFPSLSIPLYRPGRLPLGLQLIGKPGGEPALFRLAAMLEQQGITGVTRPERAYSGDIA
- a CDS encoding AtzG-like protein — encoded protein: MARPTLTSLRIDPFLLWLVFMVGGASLFPVTGQAAAWLDILADLAVALLFFLHGAKLSRAAIIQGAGNWRLHLLVLCSTYMLFPVAGIALATLMDEWTDPVLLSGVLYLTLLPSTVQSSIAFTAMAGGNVAAAVCSASLSNLVGIVLTPLLATAILHVGRSGDVSALHSVQSIALQLLAPFAAGHLLRPLIGGWIDQRRTLLLPVDRGAILLVVYSAFSAAVTGGIWTKVGAWDLLLLLALSALLLAVVMGVNMGATRLLRLPREDAIVLFFCGSKKSLVSGVPMAGALFPAAQVGLLILPLMIFHQLQLFLCAALAARFRRQGDAAAAARPAAASRVPRSEADIQRASAAIGLPINAESMPGVVANMALLDRHADTLLGLREEVKP
- a CDS encoding allantoate amidohydrolase, translated to MVSGGARAVARCDALGVPPYSDMAGGLYRGYLTPAYAAAQAALGGWMEEAGMAVYLDPAANLVGRYEGTDPSASALLIGSHLDSVRNAGRYDGPLGIMLGVESVDALRRAGKRMPFPIEVIAFGDEEGSRFPAAMLTSRAVAGTLEAAALDLTDGDGVALADAGVDVGTYLSAARTPGSTLAYLEAHIEQGPVLEAQGLALGTVTGIAAQLRYQVTLMGTAGHAGTTSMPLRRDALAGAAEAMLAVEALAREDSSDLVATVGRIDALPGAANVIPGEVRFTLDIRSGDQSRRDRTAENILDAITSIADRRGLDFAATLVHDLPASPCDPQLMDLMDAAIAGTGQPAFRLVSGAGHDAMVMAALCPTAMLFIRCKDGISHNPAEHVDPADAQAALQVMLGFIGKLGETFVAA